One part of the Pandoraea faecigallinarum genome encodes these proteins:
- a CDS encoding AraC family transcriptional regulator, with the protein MTKLEDSPFARYRPNDRPDGPPVWAFGGRDHERSLFRVGTRELDWHSHVRGQLFCIHSGLVHVHTPFGAWVLPPYRAGWIPPTVTHRVSFSGVVSGWIVLVAPGAVTKLPSTPCVVGVSELLAALVKRAVSWASREVLTDDEARLAQVLIDEIARAPAEPLGLPMPTDARAVRVARAVLGDLGGQASLDMLAQRAGVSSRTARRLFVAETGMGFTQWRQQARLVSALERLVNGEAVGTIADSLGYSTPSNFIAMFRRAFGESPGRYFRQVGPRTSPDERGDVDGAHRSGESEEASEAGQADQADQADQADQADQADQADQADQADQADQADQANQADQADQANQADQANDANDANDANAAGQTNGADEAGAV; encoded by the coding sequence ATGACGAAGCTGGAGGATTCGCCGTTCGCGCGTTACCGGCCCAACGACCGGCCTGACGGCCCGCCCGTGTGGGCTTTCGGTGGACGCGATCACGAACGCAGCCTGTTCAGGGTTGGCACGCGCGAGCTGGATTGGCACTCGCATGTGCGCGGGCAACTGTTCTGTATCCACTCGGGGTTGGTGCATGTGCATACGCCTTTTGGCGCGTGGGTACTGCCGCCGTACCGCGCCGGGTGGATTCCGCCCACCGTAACGCATCGCGTGTCGTTCTCGGGCGTTGTGAGCGGATGGATCGTGCTGGTGGCGCCGGGCGCGGTGACCAAGCTGCCGTCGACGCCATGTGTCGTGGGCGTGTCGGAGTTGCTGGCGGCGCTCGTGAAGCGGGCGGTGTCGTGGGCGTCGCGCGAGGTGCTGACAGACGACGAGGCGCGTCTGGCGCAGGTGCTGATCGACGAGATCGCGCGTGCGCCCGCGGAACCCCTCGGCTTGCCCATGCCGACGGACGCGCGAGCGGTGCGCGTGGCGCGCGCGGTGCTGGGGGATCTCGGCGGACAGGCGTCGCTCGACATGCTCGCGCAGCGTGCCGGCGTGTCGTCGCGTACGGCACGCCGGCTCTTCGTCGCCGAGACCGGGATGGGCTTCACCCAGTGGCGGCAGCAGGCGCGGCTCGTGAGCGCGCTGGAGCGGCTGGTCAACGGCGAGGCGGTCGGCACCATCGCAGACTCCCTCGGGTATTCCACGCCAAGCAACTTCATCGCGATGTTCCGGCGTGCCTTCGGTGAATCGCCAGGGCGCTACTTCCGTCAGGTCGGCCCGCGCACGTCACCGGACGAGAGAGGCGATGTGGACGGCGCTCACCGGTCCGGCGAAAGCGAGGAGGCGAGCGAAGCGGGCCAAGCGGACCAAGCGGACCAAGCGGACCAAGCGGACCAAGCGGACCAAGCGGACCAGGCGGACCAGGCGGACCAGGCGGACCAGGCGGACCAGGCGGACCAGGCGAACCAGGCGGACCAGGCGGACCAGGCGAACCAGGCGGACCAGGCGAACGACGCAAACGACGCAAACGACGCAAACGCGGCGGGTCAAACGAACGGCGCGGACGAAGCGGGGGCCGTATGA
- a CDS encoding ArsO family NAD(P)H-dependent flavin-containing monooxygenase, translating to MSRDETASPRESPRYIDTLVVGGGQSALATAYFLRRWKVNYVVLDDQATAGGAWQRAWPSLQLFSPAQWSSLPGWPMRGGEAHYPSRDDVVTYLREYEARYEVPVERPVHVTGVVSQVDGFLVSTDSGDWLARTVISATGSWRSPYVPCYPGQASFRGRQVHSADYGGAQAVRGQRVLVVGGGNSGAQIYAEVSHVSEATWVALRAPSFLPDDIDGRVLFERATARWQAAQRGLPDPYPDSGLGHIVMVPSVRDARERGVLHAVRPFARFVDDGVVWDDGRHSAVDVVIWCTGFRPSLGHLQPLSIAQDDGRIRVEGTRCIDAPGLWLVGYGEWTGYASATLIGVMRSARATAQEVVAFLGARSTATTQRCNDD from the coding sequence ATGAGTCGGGACGAGACGGCGTCGCCTCGCGAATCGCCGCGATACATCGACACGCTGGTCGTCGGCGGTGGCCAGTCTGCGCTGGCCACCGCGTATTTCCTGCGGCGCTGGAAAGTGAACTACGTCGTGTTGGACGATCAGGCGACGGCGGGCGGTGCGTGGCAACGCGCATGGCCGTCGCTGCAACTTTTCTCGCCCGCGCAGTGGAGCTCACTTCCGGGCTGGCCGATGCGAGGCGGCGAGGCGCACTATCCGTCGCGTGACGATGTCGTGACCTATTTGCGCGAGTACGAGGCGCGCTACGAGGTGCCGGTGGAGCGCCCGGTTCATGTGACGGGCGTTGTCTCGCAGGTCGACGGATTTCTCGTGAGCACGGACAGCGGCGACTGGTTGGCGCGCACCGTGATCAGCGCCACGGGATCGTGGCGCTCGCCGTACGTGCCGTGCTATCCCGGGCAGGCGTCGTTTCGCGGGCGTCAGGTGCATTCTGCGGACTATGGTGGCGCACAGGCGGTGCGCGGGCAACGCGTGCTGGTCGTCGGGGGCGGTAATTCGGGCGCGCAGATCTACGCCGAAGTCTCACATGTGAGCGAGGCGACGTGGGTCGCGTTGCGTGCGCCGTCGTTCCTGCCCGATGACATCGACGGGCGCGTGCTTTTCGAGCGTGCGACGGCACGGTGGCAAGCCGCACAACGCGGGTTGCCCGATCCGTACCCCGACAGCGGCCTGGGGCATATCGTCATGGTGCCCTCGGTGCGGGATGCGAGAGAGCGCGGGGTTTTGCACGCGGTGCGTCCGTTTGCGCGCTTTGTGGACGATGGTGTGGTGTGGGATGACGGCAGGCACTCGGCGGTGGATGTCGTCATCTGGTGTACGGGATTCCGGCCGTCGCTCGGTCACTTGCAGCCGCTCTCGATCGCGCAGGATGATGGGCGGATCCGTGTCGAGGGAACGCGATGTATCGATGCGCCGGGGCTTTGGCTCGTGGGCTATGGCGAATGGACGGGGTATGCGTCGGCGACACTGATCGGCGTGATGCGCAGCGCGCGTGCGACGGCACAGGAAGTCGTGGCGTTCCTCGGTGCGCGTTCGACGGCGACTACGCAGCGCTGCAACGACGATTAA
- a CDS encoding toxin-antitoxin system HicB family antitoxin: MRRLSKCVGRHRKRSWRMPRQFFQYYLSHGILPMWTRVLSHQLQAPKPHEAAAIAAASHGQSLNQWVAETLEHAATA; the protein is encoded by the coding sequence ATGCGTCGACTCTCGAAATGTGTCGGCAGACATCGAAAACGTTCATGGCGTATGCCCCGCCAGTTCTTTCAATACTATTTGTCGCATGGAATCCTCCCGATGTGGACAAGGGTGCTGTCGCATCAATTGCAAGCGCCTAAACCTCACGAGGCTGCTGCAATTGCAGCAGCCTCGCACGGTCAAAGTCTCAATCAATGGGTAGCGGAAACGTTAGAGCATGCCGCGACCGCCTGA
- a CDS encoding CysB family HTH-type transcriptional regulator → MNLHQFRFVREAVRQNFNLTEAAKALFTSQPGVSKAIIELEEELGVDIFARHGKRIRNLTEPGRIIFESVERILMEVESLKRIGKDYAAQDQGSLTIATTHTQARYSLPHAVAEFKKRYPKVRLSILQGSPTQIAEMVLHDQADLAIATEAIAGYKDLVSLPCYQWQHVAVVPPDHPLLQLPSVGLEDLAKYPMITYDPQFAGRAKIDQAFALRHVQPDIVLEAIDADVIKTYVELGLGVGILAGVAFDPERDRNLRAIQVGHLFGTNVTRVALKQGAYLRGYVFTMVELLSPILTRKLVEQALRGEHESYEL, encoded by the coding sequence ATGAACCTGCACCAGTTCCGTTTCGTGCGCGAGGCCGTCCGTCAGAATTTCAACCTGACGGAGGCCGCCAAGGCACTGTTCACCTCCCAGCCGGGCGTATCCAAAGCCATCATCGAGCTTGAAGAAGAGCTCGGCGTGGACATCTTCGCCCGTCATGGCAAGCGCATCCGTAATCTGACGGAGCCCGGGCGCATCATCTTCGAGTCCGTCGAGCGGATCCTCATGGAGGTGGAAAGCCTCAAGCGGATCGGCAAGGACTACGCGGCCCAGGATCAGGGCAGCCTGACCATCGCCACCACGCATACGCAGGCGCGCTATTCGCTGCCTCATGCCGTGGCCGAATTCAAGAAGCGTTATCCGAAGGTGCGCCTGTCGATCCTGCAAGGCAGCCCGACGCAGATCGCCGAGATGGTGCTGCACGATCAGGCGGACCTGGCCATCGCCACGGAGGCCATCGCCGGGTATAAGGATCTCGTGTCGCTGCCGTGCTACCAGTGGCAGCACGTGGCCGTGGTGCCCCCCGATCATCCCCTGCTGCAACTGCCGTCGGTCGGTCTTGAAGATCTGGCGAAGTACCCGATGATCACTTACGACCCGCAGTTCGCCGGGCGCGCCAAGATCGATCAGGCCTTCGCGCTGCGTCACGTCCAGCCGGACATCGTGCTCGAAGCGATCGACGCCGACGTCATCAAGACCTACGTCGAACTGGGGCTGGGGGTGGGCATTCTGGCGGGCGTGGCGTTCGATCCGGAGCGCGACCGCAATCTCCGGGCCATTCAGGTGGGCCATCTCTTCGGCACCAACGTGACACGCGTCGCCCTCAAGCAGGGCGCCTATTTGCGCGGCTACGTGTTCACGATGGTTGAGCTGCTTTCACCGATCCTCACCCGCAAGCTGGTGGAACAGGCATTGCGCGGCGAACACGAGAGTTACGAGCTTTGA
- a CDS encoding BamA/TamA family outer membrane protein, translating into MQRLSWGKGRATASGKLMPPARIASRQALKRAAGCCHILTRSTAWRGFAATVALCCAVPTSVAYAQTADATSAAASSDVRTATSAKSDAIATQTSRKVAWRSPDDGDFDASDFLLNHRGALPVPMIITEPAIGYGGGVALMFFSESMADVARNAKETGVMSPPNITAVGGLYTENGTWGAGLMHFHTWGGDSIRYLGGLAKVNMKTDYYGLSNSPRSYQLNGWLLVQQVLFRIGKSHWFVGPRYTYFDSNTHFTGQIAQEVGLPGVQRRIGKVGLVIDYDSRDNMFFPDKGSYLELEIQAARPWAGSSQSFETYNGRGYTWLPLARDWILGLRLDGRFSAGDTPFYAQPYVKLRGVQQGRYQDQNAAMVEAELRWNVTPRWAVLGFSGAGRAWGKWKSFSEADAVVSVGAGFRYLIAAKLGLAVGVDVAHSKGENAFYIQVGSAWR; encoded by the coding sequence ATGCAGAGACTGTCGTGGGGGAAGGGCAGGGCAACGGCCTCCGGCAAACTGATGCCGCCGGCGCGAATCGCGAGTCGCCAAGCGCTGAAGCGTGCCGCTGGCTGCTGCCACATCCTGACACGAAGCACCGCCTGGCGGGGCTTTGCCGCGACCGTCGCGTTGTGCTGCGCCGTGCCGACGAGCGTCGCCTACGCCCAGACGGCGGATGCAACGTCCGCGGCTGCATCGTCCGATGTGCGCACTGCCACGAGCGCGAAATCGGATGCCATTGCGACACAGACGTCACGAAAGGTCGCCTGGCGCTCGCCCGACGATGGTGATTTCGATGCCAGCGATTTTCTGCTTAATCACCGCGGCGCATTGCCCGTGCCGATGATCATTACGGAGCCGGCTATCGGTTATGGCGGCGGCGTGGCGTTGATGTTCTTTTCCGAATCGATGGCCGATGTGGCGAGAAACGCCAAAGAAACCGGCGTCATGTCGCCGCCCAACATTACGGCAGTCGGAGGCCTGTATACGGAAAACGGCACGTGGGGCGCCGGGCTGATGCATTTTCATACGTGGGGCGGCGATTCGATCCGGTATCTCGGTGGCCTAGCCAAGGTGAACATGAAGACGGACTACTACGGTTTGTCGAATTCGCCGCGCTCTTATCAACTCAACGGTTGGCTGCTCGTGCAACAGGTGTTGTTTCGCATCGGCAAATCGCACTGGTTCGTCGGCCCGCGCTACACCTACTTCGATTCGAATACTCATTTCACAGGACAAATTGCGCAGGAGGTTGGCTTACCCGGCGTCCAGCGGCGCATCGGCAAGGTCGGTCTCGTGATCGACTACGACAGCCGCGACAACATGTTTTTCCCGGACAAGGGCAGTTATCTGGAGCTCGAGATCCAGGCGGCGCGTCCGTGGGCGGGCAGCTCACAGTCGTTCGAGACATACAACGGACGCGGCTACACATGGCTGCCGCTCGCGCGTGACTGGATTCTCGGCCTGCGACTGGACGGCCGCTTCTCGGCCGGCGACACACCGTTCTACGCACAGCCCTACGTGAAGCTGCGCGGCGTGCAGCAGGGCCGGTATCAGGACCAGAACGCCGCAATGGTGGAAGCCGAATTGCGCTGGAACGTCACGCCGCGCTGGGCCGTGCTCGGGTTCAGCGGGGCGGGGCGCGCATGGGGCAAATGGAAATCCTTCTCCGAAGCGGATGCCGTGGTTAGCGTCGGCGCGGGCTTTCGCTATCTGATTGCCGCCAAACTCGGGCTGGCCGTGGGTGTGGACGTGGCGCACAGCAAGGGTGAGAACGCTTTCTACATCCAGGTCGGCAGTGCGTGGCGCTGA
- a CDS encoding sulfite exporter TauE/SafE family protein, which produces MSLWLEPLSGFGVGLLVGMTGVGGGSLMTPLLTLLLGYAAPVAVGTDLAFAAVTKSFGTVAHRSHGHVKWHIVRRLTLGALPGALVTILFLKRLGGIDEAALHVIKLTIAASVLLTVLSLLFRARLLATLRAHPNWQLTGRTQALATVLVGAVIGVLVTISSIGAGAVGATLILMLYPQLEPAEVAGTDIAYAVPLTAIAALGHIWLETVHWALLGSLLIGSLPGIWLGAKLTRHLPERIVRGALAATLTLAAVKLAG; this is translated from the coding sequence ATGTCGCTGTGGCTCGAACCCCTTTCCGGATTTGGCGTCGGCCTGCTGGTCGGCATGACCGGTGTCGGCGGGGGCTCTCTGATGACGCCGCTGCTCACGCTCCTTCTGGGGTATGCCGCACCCGTCGCGGTAGGCACTGACCTGGCTTTTGCCGCCGTCACGAAGAGTTTCGGGACGGTGGCGCACCGCTCGCATGGCCATGTGAAATGGCACATCGTGCGACGGCTCACGCTCGGCGCATTGCCCGGGGCGCTGGTGACCATCCTGTTTCTGAAGCGCCTTGGCGGTATCGACGAAGCGGCGCTGCACGTCATCAAGCTGACGATTGCCGCTTCGGTGTTGCTTACGGTGCTCTCGCTGCTGTTCCGCGCCAGACTGCTGGCGACACTTCGTGCGCATCCCAACTGGCAACTGACGGGCCGTACGCAGGCGCTGGCCACCGTGCTGGTGGGAGCGGTCATTGGCGTGCTGGTCACGATTTCCTCGATTGGCGCCGGTGCCGTTGGCGCGACGCTGATCCTGATGCTTTACCCGCAGTTGGAACCGGCCGAAGTCGCCGGCACCGATATTGCCTACGCGGTACCGCTCACGGCGATTGCCGCGCTGGGCCATATCTGGCTCGAGACGGTGCACTGGGCACTGCTCGGCAGTCTGTTGATCGGCTCTCTGCCCGGAATCTGGCTGGGCGCGAAGCTCACCCGTCATCTGCCCGAGCGCATCGTGCGCGGGGCGCTGGCGGCGACGCTCACGCTCGCGGCAGTCAAGCTGGCCGGCTGA
- a CDS encoding ABC transporter substrate-binding protein, with protein sequence MRSPLRGIRLSGVLLALTLTGVVTAARADLTVGIDLSSTGPAAAIGIASKNAMQLWPDQIGGQKAHYIFLDDASDPGTAVKNTRKLISENKVDVIVGPNITPSALAMLDPISEAETPMITLIGSAVAVEPQDAKRRWAFKMAANDSAMADVMTRYMANHGVKTVGFIGFADAYGDSWLKEFSKFAALRKLTIVAQERFNRTDTSVTGQALKLMSARPDAILVAGSGTPAALPQRTLQERGYPGKIYQTHGIATYDFVRVGGKDVEGTLFPTQPGVVAKTLPAGHPARTAALAFTKKYEAKYGADTVTQFAADAYGVWDLLNDAVPRAAKLAAPGTPAFRVALRDALESTRNLAIPNGIMNLSAQDHVGLDQRAGVMGQIQNGKFVFVSD encoded by the coding sequence ATGCGCTCACCTCTTCGCGGCATTCGCCTGTCGGGCGTGCTGCTCGCTCTGACCCTGACCGGTGTTGTGACGGCCGCCAGAGCCGATCTGACCGTCGGTATCGATCTGTCGTCGACGGGACCGGCAGCGGCCATCGGCATTGCCAGCAAGAACGCCATGCAACTCTGGCCTGACCAGATCGGCGGCCAGAAGGCGCATTACATCTTTCTGGACGACGCCTCCGATCCCGGCACAGCCGTGAAGAACACGCGCAAGCTCATCAGCGAGAACAAGGTGGACGTCATTGTCGGCCCGAACATCACACCGAGCGCGCTGGCCATGCTGGACCCGATTTCCGAAGCGGAAACGCCGATGATCACGCTGATCGGATCGGCAGTTGCCGTGGAGCCGCAGGACGCGAAGCGTCGCTGGGCGTTCAAGATGGCTGCCAACGATTCCGCGATGGCCGACGTGATGACGCGTTATATGGCGAACCATGGCGTCAAGACCGTCGGCTTCATCGGTTTCGCCGATGCGTACGGCGACAGTTGGCTCAAGGAGTTCTCGAAGTTCGCGGCGTTGCGTAAATTGACGATCGTCGCGCAGGAGCGCTTTAACCGCACGGACACGAGCGTGACGGGGCAGGCGCTGAAATTGATGTCGGCCAGACCGGACGCGATTCTGGTCGCGGGCTCGGGCACGCCGGCGGCATTACCGCAGCGTACGCTTCAGGAGCGAGGTTATCCGGGCAAGATTTACCAGACGCACGGCATCGCAACGTACGACTTCGTGCGTGTCGGCGGCAAGGACGTCGAAGGCACCCTCTTCCCGACGCAACCAGGCGTCGTCGCCAAGACGCTGCCGGCCGGACATCCGGCACGCACGGCGGCACTGGCGTTTACGAAGAAGTACGAGGCGAAGTACGGCGCGGACACCGTGACACAGTTTGCGGCCGATGCATATGGCGTATGGGATCTGCTCAACGACGCCGTGCCGCGCGCTGCGAAGCTGGCGGCGCCGGGCACCCCGGCGTTCCGTGTGGCGTTGCGTGACGCATTGGAGTCGACGCGTAACCTGGCGATTCCCAACGGCATCATGAACCTGAGTGCGCAGGACCACGTCGGTCTGGATCAACGTGCCGGTGTGATGGGGCAGATTCAGAACGGCAAGTTCGTGTTCGTCTCGGACTGA
- a CDS encoding DUF6538 domain-containing protein — protein sequence MKLTLGVLRVSLKNAFLRGGVIYYQRAIPKDLQGRYSAKLVKTSLGTSDVLIAKRKIEQINRELEAEWALMRGHPEATPKSIQGQAIELLRKWGLSPDPTPDDADAVELFRDHLDEKRERYADGDEATYRDADGSEYLSPVEIKAAQIIAGTVKPVLTDALELYLQVHPKRSDERFEGHTRLVFKTLTDVVGDKPIADLSRSDAHKYVAAEIARGVKTGTVNRYMNTIRAIIGTWLREKESDKPNPFTRIPIPENGGDAKKREPFTGAELRTLFDACKTKDDDVRWLTAILGDTGARLAEITGLALDDLVLDAETPHVVIQPHPWRSLKNASSARSVPLAGMALWAAQRVKQAARRGQIFAFPRYTSADGTKATHASNTIAKWIRSLEVDGKAMNHTAHELRHTMADRLRDVQCPEDIRQAIGGWATRDIASKYGKGYSLKVMAEWLAKVRAI from the coding sequence ATGAAGTTGACTCTCGGTGTCCTACGCGTGTCTCTGAAAAATGCCTTCCTCCGTGGTGGTGTCATTTACTACCAGCGAGCAATCCCGAAAGACTTACAGGGCCGCTACTCCGCCAAGCTGGTGAAGACCAGCCTAGGGACTAGCGATGTCCTGATCGCCAAACGGAAGATCGAACAGATTAATCGCGAACTCGAAGCGGAATGGGCGCTCATGCGCGGCCACCCCGAAGCGACCCCGAAGAGTATCCAAGGGCAAGCGATAGAGTTGCTCCGTAAGTGGGGCCTGTCTCCCGATCCGACTCCAGACGATGCTGATGCCGTTGAACTGTTTCGCGACCATCTCGATGAGAAGCGGGAGCGCTACGCAGACGGGGACGAAGCGACCTATCGGGATGCCGATGGCAGCGAGTACCTAAGCCCGGTCGAAATCAAAGCAGCGCAAATCATTGCCGGTACCGTGAAGCCTGTCCTCACGGATGCTCTTGAGTTGTATCTTCAGGTCCACCCGAAGCGCTCCGACGAGCGTTTTGAGGGACATACGCGGCTCGTGTTCAAGACACTGACGGATGTCGTCGGAGACAAGCCAATTGCAGACCTGTCACGAAGTGATGCGCATAAGTATGTCGCGGCTGAGATAGCCCGTGGGGTGAAGACCGGCACCGTCAATCGCTACATGAATACGATCCGGGCAATCATCGGCACTTGGTTACGCGAGAAAGAATCGGACAAGCCTAACCCCTTCACCCGCATCCCGATCCCGGAGAATGGTGGCGATGCGAAGAAGCGGGAGCCGTTTACAGGGGCAGAACTGCGGACGCTCTTCGATGCGTGCAAGACCAAGGATGATGATGTCCGGTGGTTGACTGCCATTCTGGGTGACACCGGAGCACGTCTAGCGGAAATCACTGGGCTAGCTTTGGATGACCTCGTGTTGGACGCTGAGACCCCGCACGTCGTTATTCAGCCTCACCCTTGGCGCTCCCTCAAGAACGCATCTAGTGCCCGTTCAGTGCCCCTAGCGGGCATGGCGCTATGGGCCGCCCAGAGGGTCAAGCAGGCCGCACGTAGGGGCCAGATATTCGCATTCCCCCGCTACACCTCGGCGGATGGGACCAAGGCCACGCATGCAAGCAACACCATTGCAAAGTGGATTCGGAGTCTGGAGGTAGACGGTAAGGCCATGAATCACACAGCCCATGAGCTACGCCACACGATGGCGGATCGTCTCCGGGATGTGCAGTGTCCCGAGGACATACGGCAGGCCATCGGGGGATGGGCTACGAGAGACATCGCATCTAAGTACGGGAAGGGCTACAGCCTAAAAGTGATGGCTGAGTGGCTAGCCAAAGTGAGGGCAATATGA
- a CDS encoding phosphoadenylyl-sulfate reductase, giving the protein MALLDEMEAVLAERLARIAGSHRHVKFASSLAAEDMLLTHMILRQRLPITIFTLNTGRLHDETLGMIDKIKARYGYDVVQYAPQADAVEKYVAEHGANAFYESVDLRKACCQIRKVEPLGRALADADAWLTGQRREQSVTRGELAFAEQDDARGIAKYNPLFDWTEAQVWAYLTARDVPVNPLHARGYPSIGCEPCTRAIRPGEDSRAGRWWWESRDSKECGLHASNLSKIPVSVQPG; this is encoded by the coding sequence ATGGCGCTGCTCGACGAAATGGAAGCGGTGCTGGCCGAGCGTCTTGCCCGCATCGCCGGTTCGCATCGCCATGTGAAGTTCGCGAGCAGCCTCGCCGCGGAAGACATGCTGCTCACGCACATGATCCTGCGTCAGCGACTGCCGATCACCATCTTCACCCTCAATACCGGGCGTCTGCATGACGAGACGCTCGGCATGATCGACAAGATCAAGGCGCGCTACGGGTACGACGTCGTGCAGTACGCACCGCAAGCCGACGCGGTCGAGAAGTATGTCGCCGAACACGGCGCGAACGCGTTTTACGAAAGCGTCGATCTGCGCAAGGCCTGCTGTCAGATCCGCAAGGTCGAACCGCTGGGCCGCGCGCTCGCCGACGCCGATGCCTGGCTCACCGGCCAGCGCCGCGAACAATCGGTCACGCGTGGCGAACTCGCCTTTGCGGAGCAAGACGACGCGCGCGGTATCGCCAAGTACAACCCGCTGTTCGACTGGACCGAAGCCCAAGTGTGGGCCTACCTGACCGCACGCGACGTGCCGGTCAACCCGCTGCATGCGCGCGGCTATCCGAGCATCGGCTGCGAGCCGTGCACGCGCGCCATTCGCCCCGGCGAAGACAGCCGGGCGGGACGCTGGTGGTGGGAGTCGCGCGACAGCAAGGAGTGCGGATTGCACGCGAGCAATCTGAGCAAGATCCCCGTCTCGGTGCAGCCGGGCTGA
- a CDS encoding recombinase family protein, with translation MSRVFAYCRVSTTDQTTDNQVREIEAAGFALTPRRTITEHISGSVTAMDRPKFRALSEKLEYGDVLVVTKLDRLGRNAMDVRATVEALAAEGVRVHCLALGGVDLTSAAGRMTMQVLAAVAEFERDLLIERTNAGIRRAKADGKAFGRPSALSPEQQQEVRRKLAEGVPVAQLARDFGTTRQTIMRVRGREAA, from the coding sequence ATGTCCCGTGTCTTCGCTTACTGCCGCGTGTCCACTACCGACCAGACCACAGACAATCAAGTCCGAGAGATTGAGGCCGCAGGCTTCGCGCTCACGCCTCGACGCACCATCACGGAACATATCTCCGGGTCCGTCACGGCAATGGATCGCCCGAAGTTCAGGGCTCTAAGTGAGAAGCTTGAATACGGTGATGTTCTGGTGGTGACGAAGTTAGACCGCCTTGGACGTAATGCGATGGATGTCCGTGCTACGGTGGAAGCCCTCGCCGCTGAAGGTGTCCGGGTTCACTGCCTCGCTCTCGGTGGTGTTGACCTGACTAGCGCAGCAGGACGGATGACGATGCAGGTCCTTGCAGCAGTAGCAGAGTTCGAGCGGGACCTGTTGATTGAGCGGACCAATGCAGGTATCCGCAGAGCCAAGGCCGATGGCAAGGCATTCGGCAGGCCTTCAGCGCTTTCCCCTGAGCAGCAGCAGGAGGTGCGCCGGAAGTTGGCCGAGGGTGTCCCAGTGGCGCAGCTAGCGCGGGACTTCGGGACTACCCGGCAGACCATCATGCGGGTCCGTGGCCGCGAAGCGGCATAG